The following proteins come from a genomic window of Acinetobacter baumannii:
- a CDS encoding arsenate reductase ArsC has protein sequence MTERIYNVLILCTGNSARSIMAEALINTMGQGRFRAYSAGSHPTGKVNPFAVEKVESVNYPTENLRSKSWDEYATPDAPKMDFIITVCDNAAGEMCPVWPGQPISAHWGFEDPAAVEGTDAEKRRAFEQTFRHMMNRVRLFVNLPLKMLDQTAIKRELANIGKTEQEA, from the coding sequence ATGACCGAAAGAATCTATAACGTCCTCATCCTCTGCACCGGCAATTCGGCGCGCAGCATCATGGCCGAAGCTCTCATCAACACGATGGGGCAAGGGCGCTTCCGCGCCTACAGCGCCGGCAGTCACCCAACCGGCAAGGTCAATCCCTTCGCCGTCGAAAAGGTGGAGTCGGTGAATTACCCGACCGAGAATCTGCGCAGCAAGAGCTGGGACGAGTACGCCACGCCCGACGCACCGAAGATGGACTTCATCATCACCGTCTGCGACAACGCCGCCGGCGAAATGTGTCCGGTGTGGCCTGGTCAGCCGATCTCGGCGCATTGGGGATTTGAAGACCCGGCCGCCGTCGAAGGCACTGACGCCGAGAAGCGCCGGGCCTTCGAACAAACCTTCCGGCACATGATGAACCGCGTCCGCCTGTTCGTGAATCTGCCTCTCAAAATGCTTGACCAGACGGCCATCAAGCGCGAGCTGGCGAACATCGGCAAGACCGAGCAGGAAGCATGA
- a CDS encoding recombinase family protein has protein sequence MRRTKPVAAPMVARVYLRVSTDAQDLERQEAITTAAKAAGYYVAGIYREKASGARADRPELLRMIGDLQPGEVVIAEKIDRISRLPLPEAERLVASIQAKGARLAVPGVVDLSDLAAEAQGVAKIVLEAVQIMLFRLALQMARDDYEDRRERQRQGIELARQAGRYKGRRADPKRRAQVVALRKSGYSINKTAELAGYSAAQVKRIWAEVSQAEAKQHGAFVEDALTEADALAAVGQDERQEERA, from the coding sequence ATGCGCAGGACGAAGCCAGTAGCCGCGCCGATGGTGGCGCGGGTCTATCTGCGCGTCAGCACCGACGCGCAGGACTTGGAACGCCAAGAGGCGATCACTACGGCCGCGAAGGCCGCCGGCTACTACGTCGCCGGCATCTACCGTGAGAAGGCATCCGGCGCACGCGCCGACCGGCCTGAGCTGCTGCGCATGATCGGCGACCTACAGCCCGGCGAGGTGGTCATTGCCGAGAAGATCGACCGCATCAGCCGCCTACCTTTGCCCGAGGCCGAGCGCCTGGTGGCCTCGATACAGGCCAAAGGCGCACGCCTGGCCGTCCCTGGCGTGGTCGATCTATCCGACCTGGCGGCCGAGGCCCAGGGCGTCGCCAAGATCGTGCTGGAAGCCGTGCAGATCATGCTTTTTCGCCTGGCCTTGCAGATGGCCCGCGACGACTACGAGGACAGGCGCGAACGCCAGCGCCAAGGCATTGAGTTGGCCCGCCAGGCCGGGCGGTACAAGGGCCGCCGTGCTGATCCGAAGCGCCGCGCCCAAGTTGTCGCGCTGCGCAAGTCCGGCTACAGCATCAACAAGACCGCCGAGCTGGCCGGGTACAGTGCGGCCCAGGTGAAACGGATATGGGCCGAGGTCAGCCAGGCCGAAGCGAAGCAGCACGGCGCGTTCGTGGAGGACGCATTGACGGAAGCCGATGCCCTGGCCGCTGTCGGCCAGGATGAGCGCCAGGAGGAAAGGGCATGA
- a CDS encoding IS91-like element ISCR2 family transposase, with product MPHVAARTASRDRDTGRYQSHRPEQTLLYQIVDEYYPAFAALMAEQGKELPGYVQREFEEFLQCGRLEHGFLRVRCESCHAEHLVAFSCKRRGFCPSCGARRMAESAALLVDEVLPEQPMRQWVLSFPFQLRFLFASRPEIMGWVLGIVYRVIATHLVKKAGHTHQVAKTGAVTLIQRFGSALNLNVHFHMLFLDGVYVEQSHGSARFRWVKAPTSPELTQLTHTIAHRVGRYLERQGLLERDVENSYLASDAVDDDPMTPLLGHSITYRIAVGSQAGRKVFTLQTLPTSGDPFGDGIGKVAGSSLHAGVAARADERKKLERLCRYISRPAVSEKRLSLTRGGNVRYQLKTPYRDGTTHVIFEPLDFIARLAALVPKPRVNLTRFHGVFAPNSRHRALVTPAKRGRGNKVRVADEPATPAQRRASMTWAQRLKRVFNIDIETCSGCGGAMKVIACIEDPIVIKQILDHLKHKAETSGTRALPESRAPPAELLLGLFD from the coding sequence ATGCCTCATGTGGCGGCCAGGACGGCCAGCCGGGATCGGGATACTGGTCGTTACCAGAGCCACCGACCCGAGCAAACCCTTCTCTATCAGATCGTTGACGAGTATTACCCGGCATTCGCTGCGCTTATGGCAGAGCAGGGAAAGGAATTGCCGGGCTATGTGCAACGGGAATTTGAAGAATTTCTCCAATGCGGGCGGCTGGAGCATGGCTTTCTACGGGTTCGCTGCGAGTCTTGCCACGCCGAGCACCTGGTCGCTTTCAGCTGTAAGCGTCGCGGTTTCTGCCCGAGCTGTGGGGCGCGGCGGATGGCCGAAAGTGCCGCCTTGCTGGTTGATGAAGTACTGCCTGAACAACCCATGCGTCAGTGGGTGTTGAGCTTCCCGTTTCAGCTGCGTTTCCTGTTTGCCAGCCGGCCCGAGATCATGGGGTGGGTGCTGGGCATCGTTTACCGCGTCATTGCCACGCACCTGGTCAAGAAAGCGGGCCATACCCACCAAGTGGCCAAGACGGGCGCGGTCACCCTGATCCAGCGTTTTGGATCGGCGCTCAATCTGAATGTTCACTTCCACATGCTGTTTCTCGACGGTGTGTATGTCGAGCAATCCCACGGCTCAGCGCGTTTCCGCTGGGTCAAGGCGCCGACCAGCCCAGAGCTCACCCAGCTGACGCACACCATCGCCCACCGGGTGGGTCGCTATCTGGAACGGCAAGGCCTGCTGGAACGGGATGTCGAAAACAGCTATCTGGCCTCGGATGCGGTGGATGACGACCCGATGACACCCCTGCTGGGGCACTCGATCACTTACCGTATCGCTGTCGGTTCACAGGCGGGGCGAAAGGTGTTCACTTTGCAAACTCTGCCGACCAGTGGTGATCCGTTCGGTGACGGGATTGGCAAGGTAGCCGGGTCCAGCCTGCACGCCGGCGTGGCGGCCAGGGCCGATGAACGCAAGAAGCTCGAACGGCTGTGCCGGTACATCAGCCGCCCGGCGGTATCCGAGAAGCGGCTGTCGTTAACACGAGGCGGCAACGTGCGCTACCAGCTCAAGACGCCGTACCGGGACGGCACCACGCACGTCATTTTCGAACCATTGGATTTCATTGCAAGGCTGGCCGCCCTGGTACCGAAGCCCAGAGTCAACCTAACCCGCTTCCACGGGGTGTTCGCACCCAACAGTCGGCACCGGGCGTTGGTCACGCCGGCAAAACGGGGCAGGGGCAACAAGGTCAGGGTGGCTGATGAACCGGCAACACCAGCACAACGGCGAGCGTCGATGACATGGGCGCAACGGCTCAAGCGTGTTTTCAATATCGACATCGAGACCTGCAGCGGCTGCGGCGGCGCCATGAAAGTCATCGCCTGCATTGAAGACCCTATAGTGATCAAGCAGATCCTTGATCACCTGAAGCACAAAGCCGAAACCAGCGGGACCAGGGCGTTACCCGAAAGCCGGGCGCCACCGGCTGAGCTGCTCCTGGGTCTGTTTGACTGA
- the arsH gene encoding arsenical resistance protein ArsH: MRLRHLSDPDSLPALDKSFAIERPALGLAPDAPPVRILLLYGSLRARSFSRLAVEEAARLLQFFGAETRIFDPSDLPLPDQVQSDDHPAVKELRALSEWSEGQVWCSPERHGQITSVMKAQIDHLPLEMAGIRPTQGRTLAVMQVSGGSQSFNAVNTLRLLGRWMRMFTIPNQSSIAKAFQEFDAAGRMKPSPYYDRIADVMEELVRFTALVRPHREALTDRYSERKAAGHVIDEATDLSSIAIAPQPLPESETS; encoded by the coding sequence ATGAGACTTCGCCATCTTTCCGACCCCGATTCTTTGCCCGCTTTGGACAAATCCTTTGCCATCGAGCGCCCGGCGCTCGGGCTGGCACCCGACGCCCCGCCGGTGCGTATCCTGCTGCTGTATGGCTCGCTGCGCGCCCGCTCGTTCTCACGGCTGGCCGTCGAGGAAGCGGCCCGGCTGCTGCAATTCTTTGGCGCAGAAACACGCATCTTCGACCCGTCCGATTTGCCGTTGCCCGATCAAGTGCAAAGCGACGATCACCCGGCCGTCAAGGAGCTGCGCGCCCTGTCCGAGTGGTCAGAGGGACAAGTCTGGTGCAGCCCGGAACGCCACGGTCAGATTACCAGTGTCATGAAGGCGCAGATTGACCATCTGCCGCTTGAAATGGCCGGCATCCGGCCGACCCAAGGCCGCACCCTGGCCGTGATGCAGGTATCCGGCGGCTCGCAGAGCTTCAACGCCGTGAACACCTTGCGTCTGCTCGGCCGCTGGATGCGAATGTTCACCATTCCGAACCAGTCGAGTATCGCCAAAGCGTTCCAAGAGTTCGACGCGGCGGGCCGCATGAAGCCCTCGCCGTACTACGACCGAATAGCCGATGTGATGGAAGAACTGGTGCGCTTCACGGCGCTGGTACGGCCGCACCGTGAAGCACTGACAGACCGCTATTCCGAACGGAAAGCGGCCGGCCACGTCATCGACGAGGCCACCGATCTTTCATCCATCGCCATTGCTCCCCAGCCACTACCAGAAAGCGAAACATCATGA
- a CDS encoding phosphoglucosamine mutase, which translates to MVRKYFGTDGIRGKANEGAMTAETALRVGMAAGRVFRRGDHRHRVVIGKDTRLSGYMLEPALTAGFTSMGMDVFLFGPLPTTYRKNKRPFHPSPTALDRS; encoded by the coding sequence ATGGTGCGCAAATATTTCGGCACAGACGGTATTCGTGGCAAAGCCAACGAAGGCGCGATGACGGCGGAAACCGCCTTGCGCGTCGGCATGGCGGCTGGCCGTGTCTTTCGTCGCGGTGACCACCGCCATCGTGTCGTGATCGGCAAGGATACGCGCCTGTCGGGCTATATGCTTGAACCCGCGCTCACAGCCGGTTTCACCTCGATGGGCATGGACGTATTCCTTTTTGGCCCGCTGCCGACAACGTATAGGAAGAATAAACGCCCTTTTCACCCAAGTCCAACAGCTTTGGACCGCAGTTGA
- a CDS encoding ArsR/SmtB family transcription factor: protein METINAVAALAAIAQESRLAVFRLLVQAGPAGMAAGKISEAAGIPPSSLSFHLKELAHAGMVTSRQEGRFVIYEANFSTATNLVAFLTENCCGGQVCNLSCTTEAGKVLA from the coding sequence ATGGAAACGATAAATGCTGTAGCCGCCCTGGCGGCCATCGCTCAAGAATCGCGCCTCGCGGTGTTCCGGCTTCTCGTCCAGGCCGGCCCCGCCGGCATGGCCGCCGGAAAAATCAGCGAAGCGGCCGGCATCCCGCCGTCTTCGCTATCCTTCCACCTGAAAGAGCTGGCACACGCCGGCATGGTCACGTCGCGGCAAGAAGGCCGATTTGTGATCTACGAGGCGAACTTTTCGACGGCCACTAACCTGGTGGCCTTTCTCACGGAAAACTGCTGCGGCGGCCAGGTGTGCAACCTGTCTTGCACCACGGAAGCCGGGAAGGTGTTGGCATGA